One Parageobacillus sp. KH3-4 genomic region harbors:
- a CDS encoding alpha/beta hydrolase, translated as METPMHDSVSKTISRTLRTASLIDAFWERWLAHGLEKEDLEKVRPDLKTLELWFQSWERLAKEKEKKAKELEMKEKYKEAEYAYRQTALYYNLNYWINPQRSEEKQYWYKKCLQFTAKADSLSEVKTLYRTISIDDFAASGRIRIPSNAKGCILIINPIDSSKEELFKYEMDFIEAGFATVSFDGPGQGETFTLNGVIGTRIRWEKFINQLIDDISESFSELPIYLFGTSLGASWALYGSSHPKVAKAVAVSPALELEKMNLPAYFMGRMNCSCVVDEKEERAIPKFNEINYRSPVLMFHGNKDMMVPNDKMYDLFKTLPVEKKLIEFPDEGHVCNNRLDEIRQLSLLWFSGKYDFEEGLVYDES; from the coding sequence TTGGAAACACCAATGCATGATTCCGTCTCCAAGACGATTAGCAGAACGTTAAGAACGGCTAGCCTTATCGACGCGTTTTGGGAAAGATGGTTGGCCCATGGGCTTGAGAAAGAGGATTTGGAGAAAGTCCGCCCTGATTTAAAAACGCTGGAACTTTGGTTTCAATCTTGGGAACGGTTAGCGAAAGAGAAAGAGAAAAAAGCGAAAGAACTGGAAATGAAGGAGAAATATAAAGAAGCGGAATATGCGTACCGACAAACAGCCTTATATTACAATCTCAACTACTGGATCAATCCACAGCGTTCAGAGGAAAAACAATACTGGTATAAAAAATGTTTGCAATTTACCGCCAAAGCAGACTCTTTATCGGAAGTAAAAACATTATATCGAACAATTTCCATTGATGACTTTGCGGCTTCGGGAAGAATACGGATTCCTTCTAACGCCAAAGGATGTATTTTGATTATTAACCCGATAGATTCATCAAAAGAAGAATTGTTCAAATATGAAATGGATTTTATTGAAGCAGGGTTTGCCACAGTAAGTTTTGACGGACCAGGGCAAGGGGAAACGTTTACTTTAAACGGGGTAATTGGCACACGAATAAGATGGGAAAAATTCATCAATCAATTGATTGATGACATAAGTGAATCTTTTTCCGAATTGCCTATCTATTTATTTGGGACTAGTCTTGGTGCTTCTTGGGCTTTATATGGAAGTTCCCATCCAAAAGTAGCAAAGGCAGTTGCCGTAAGTCCTGCATTGGAATTAGAAAAAATGAATTTGCCGGCCTATTTTATGGGGCGCATGAATTGCTCATGCGTTGTAGATGAAAAAGAAGAAAGAGCGATTCCAAAATTTAACGAGATAAACTATCGATCGCCTGTTCTTATGTTTCACGGAAATAAAGATATGATGGTTCCAAATGATAAAATGTATGATTTATTCAAAACATTGCCTGTAGAGAAAAAACTAATTGAATTCCCAGATGAGGGGCATGTTTGTAATAACAGGCTTGATGAAATTCGCCAATTATCTTTGCTGTGGTTTTCCGGAAAGTATGATTTTGAGGAAGGATTGGTATATGATGAAAGTTAA
- a CDS encoding PP2C family protein-serine/threonine phosphatase — MHKYRLTFTHRETTADNQQIMDKTLQREINLARNIQTQLLNGKTPTFEGGEVTGSSLPARLIGGDYYDFYPLVNGKIRIVVGDVMGKGIPAAMLMILTRGAFRSAAESTNGPAETLTAMNQALYEDLRTLKSFVTLICADYDPKTGIFTYANAGHHLPLYINGRDKMVEELPKVNGIMIGGLPNQVYKEISIQLNEQDIVFFYTDGIVEAQNKDGEQYKLERLIQTLLENHEKSVSEIEKSVMDSIRQFTQGVPQKDDITMVILKVSKQKPDISSLNSPVISEREG; from the coding sequence ATGCATAAGTACCGCCTAACTTTTACTCATCGAGAAACAACCGCAGATAACCAACAGATCATGGATAAAACTTTGCAACGGGAAATTAACTTGGCTCGGAACATACAAACGCAGCTGTTAAACGGAAAAACTCCTACGTTCGAGGGAGGAGAAGTAACCGGTTCCTCCCTTCCCGCAAGATTAATTGGGGGGGATTATTACGATTTTTACCCTTTAGTGAATGGAAAGATACGAATTGTGGTTGGGGATGTCATGGGAAAAGGAATACCCGCGGCGATGCTTATGATTTTAACTCGCGGCGCTTTTCGGAGCGCGGCTGAAAGCACGAACGGTCCGGCGGAGACCTTAACGGCTATGAACCAGGCGCTGTACGAAGATTTGAGAACATTAAAATCGTTTGTGACGCTGATTTGTGCGGATTACGATCCGAAAACAGGCATTTTTACATACGCGAATGCGGGACATCATCTTCCTCTTTATATTAATGGTAGAGATAAAATGGTAGAAGAGCTTCCAAAAGTAAACGGAATTATGATAGGCGGGCTTCCTAACCAAGTGTATAAAGAGATTTCGATACAGCTAAATGAGCAAGATATTGTATTCTTTTATACAGACGGGATTGTGGAAGCGCAAAATAAAGATGGAGAACAATATAAATTAGAACGGCTGATACAAACATTATTGGAAAACCACGAAAAAAGCGTCAGCGAAATTGAAAAAAGCGTGATGGACTCGATCCGCCAATTTACGCAGGGCGTTCCGCAAAAAGATGATATAACGATGGTCATTTTAAAAGTGAGCAAACAAAAACCTGATATTAGCAGCTTAAATTCCCCTGTAATCAGTGAAAGGGAGGGGTGA
- a CDS encoding flagellar assembly protein A, translating into MHSVVSKGKDIKEAIELGLALLGTEKENVNIEIIQTGTKGFLGIGSKPAIVKLTKLESADALQAPDKNDSIEQTVSEMNIEEAAEQSDFELSEREHANANHMDTKESDALVGKAWVKDGALFCKASPTHFPTVTIGEGVKLYRNNELVKEKTTIVTENDVYEIKVENEKKDTKWKIWMDEKKLKVFLYIEPGYKTIRKLPDIEPSQHIELVVEEYKEAYNTLSYSDVMQKLESLQVKHRFIHQEQIVKALEAKEPGTYEIATGVSAKEGKNGWVELNVDLQSRNGPVVNEDGKVDYREIRTIPAVDRGQVIATIHPPVPGQPGVTVTNESIPPKQTYPVVLRTGKGIITVGDKIVATESGRPQVEQRGRLVKVSIMPKLTHTGNVDLSSGNIHFIGDVEIFGEVEKNMVVEAKGDIIVHKTVNMASLVASGAIITYSNIISSEISAGKHNMLVAELGHLLGIIQQNMEKMIGVIRQLVQSPAFKSSDFSRGGLQPLIRILLEKKFQGFPPLVKKYVEVVRKGENYLDDDVWKEIAVSLTKLFLSLTNEVISLEWIMQLSQKMKELHEVSTSPVQPDSYISIPSALNSRIYCSGDVFVTGKGCINTKIHAGGALRINGVVRGGEVYGRLGVEINETGSERGISTVIAVPHDQKIRINKAMEGTVLKIGNAKHTLKETRHHVVARIDKDDRIVFE; encoded by the coding sequence ATGCACAGTGTCGTTTCAAAGGGGAAAGATATTAAAGAGGCAATTGAACTAGGTTTAGCGTTATTAGGAACGGAAAAAGAAAATGTTAACATTGAAATCATCCAGACCGGAACGAAAGGTTTTTTGGGCATCGGCTCGAAGCCAGCGATTGTAAAGCTTACGAAGCTGGAATCGGCTGATGCGCTGCAAGCACCTGACAAAAATGATTCCATAGAGCAAACGGTTTCTGAAATGAATATCGAAGAAGCCGCCGAACAATCTGATTTTGAATTATCGGAGCGGGAACACGCAAACGCCAATCATATGGACACAAAGGAATCGGACGCTCTAGTCGGCAAAGCATGGGTAAAAGATGGAGCGTTGTTTTGCAAAGCGTCCCCAACACATTTTCCAACAGTGACGATTGGCGAGGGAGTAAAATTATACCGAAATAATGAACTGGTGAAAGAAAAAACGACAATTGTCACCGAAAATGATGTATACGAAATAAAAGTGGAAAACGAAAAAAAAGATACAAAATGGAAAATTTGGATGGACGAGAAAAAATTAAAAGTTTTTTTATATATTGAACCTGGTTATAAAACTATCCGCAAATTACCGGATATCGAACCAAGTCAACACATTGAACTGGTTGTCGAAGAATATAAAGAAGCTTATAACACGCTAAGCTATTCTGACGTGATGCAAAAGTTAGAATCACTCCAAGTAAAACATAGATTTATTCATCAAGAACAAATTGTGAAAGCCCTTGAAGCGAAAGAACCGGGCACTTACGAAATTGCGACTGGCGTAAGCGCCAAAGAGGGCAAAAATGGTTGGGTTGAACTGAACGTCGATTTACAATCCCGCAACGGTCCGGTAGTCAATGAGGATGGAAAAGTCGATTATCGGGAAATCCGGACAATTCCAGCTGTTGACAGAGGTCAAGTGATCGCGACCATTCATCCGCCTGTGCCTGGCCAACCGGGAGTAACGGTAACAAATGAATCTATTCCACCCAAACAAACTTATCCTGTAGTTCTTCGGACAGGAAAAGGAATCATAACGGTCGGCGACAAGATCGTCGCGACGGAATCCGGACGCCCGCAAGTAGAACAAAGAGGACGTCTTGTAAAGGTTTCCATTATGCCAAAACTTACTCATACCGGGAATGTCGATTTATCGTCCGGCAATATCCATTTTATAGGAGATGTCGAGATATTCGGCGAAGTGGAAAAAAACATGGTTGTCGAAGCAAAAGGAGACATCATTGTTCATAAGACCGTCAATATGGCTTCTCTTGTTGCTTCTGGGGCGATTATTACTTATAGTAATATTATCAGTTCGGAAATTTCAGCGGGAAAACATAATATGTTAGTGGCGGAATTGGGGCATTTGCTTGGAATCATACAGCAAAACATGGAAAAAATGATCGGCGTCATCCGGCAGCTCGTCCAATCTCCTGCTTTTAAATCGAGCGACTTTTCCAGAGGAGGTCTGCAGCCGTTAATTCGAATATTGCTGGAGAAAAAGTTTCAAGGCTTTCCTCCGTTAGTCAAAAAATACGTGGAGGTTGTAAGAAAAGGAGAGAATTATTTAGATGATGACGTATGGAAAGAAATAGCGGTTTCTTTGACAAAACTTTTCTTATCTTTAACAAATGAAGTCATCTCTCTAGAATGGATTATGCAATTATCGCAAAAAATGAAAGAACTTCATGAAGTCAGTACGTCTCCCGTCCAACCGGATTCTTATATCTCGATTCCGAGTGCCCTCAATAGCCGAATTTATTGCAGCGGCGATGTGTTTGTCACTGGCAAGGGATGCATTAATACTAAGATTCATGCAGGCGGTGCATTAAGAATCAATGGCGTAGTACGTGGCGGAGAAGTGTACGGAAGATTGGGAGTTGAAATTAACGAAACAGGATCGGAACGGGGAATATCCACGGTAATTGCTGTTCCGCATGACCAAAAAATTAGAATTAATAAGGCGATGGAAGGGACAGTCCTTAAAATCGGAAACGCCAAACATACATTAAAAGAAACTAGACATCACGTGGTCGCGCGCATAGATAAGGATGATCGGATTGTGTTCGAGTAA
- a CDS encoding efflux RND transporter periplasmic adaptor subunit, which yields MKRWKRYIFLVIVLFICANFYMLFNEHSKIPKSVYVNERIKPEKTTIKETVRTDGFTAPAERKFVYYDPQLGAIDEILVTKGQEVQAGTPLIRYADADVDREIQRIALKKEQLNAQIEQLAKDIDHYTTLSSSAEEDSMKMQWEEKAREAEREKTLLEWQMKECEEQQNELTEKKDELVVKSKTAGIVEEISYNKSKPLITIASPSAIVRGKAKEGTIEKLAVGQAAVVRVPSGKESFAGTIADIGKFPLKEASFQAKSEYPFTVQLNEQPKQLPFGYHVNVTVVTKEKNGAITVPAKAVRREKTKSFVYVIHNGKLEKRNVTLGIARGGKQEIEQGLHENEYIVSHPTKQMKRGMDVIVPLEMEKPKKETVKQLSKWDIVKHFLDGFFRSFHG from the coding sequence ATGAAACGATGGAAGCGATATATATTCCTTGTCATAGTACTATTTATATGCGCGAACTTTTATATGTTGTTCAATGAACATAGTAAAATTCCAAAATCGGTTTATGTAAATGAACGGATAAAACCGGAGAAAACGACGATCAAAGAAACCGTCCGCACCGACGGCTTCACCGCGCCGGCAGAGCGAAAATTCGTTTACTACGATCCTCAGCTCGGCGCCATCGATGAAATTCTTGTCACAAAAGGACAAGAAGTGCAAGCCGGCACACCGCTGATACGCTACGCAGATGCAGACGTCGATCGGGAGATTCAGCGAATTGCCCTGAAAAAAGAACAATTAAACGCGCAAATCGAACAGCTTGCCAAAGATATCGATCATTATACAACGCTGTCTTCTTCGGCCGAAGAAGACAGTATGAAAATGCAGTGGGAAGAAAAAGCGAGAGAAGCGGAGCGGGAAAAAACGCTGCTCGAATGGCAAATGAAAGAATGCGAGGAACAACAAAATGAATTAACAGAGAAAAAAGACGAACTTGTCGTGAAAAGCAAAACGGCAGGTATCGTCGAAGAAATCAGCTATAACAAGTCCAAACCGTTGATCACCATCGCTTCTCCTTCCGCCATCGTTCGCGGAAAAGCGAAAGAAGGAACAATCGAAAAACTCGCCGTCGGGCAGGCGGCGGTTGTCCGCGTTCCGAGCGGAAAAGAATCCTTTGCCGGCACAATTGCCGACATCGGCAAATTTCCGCTCAAAGAAGCAAGTTTCCAAGCAAAAAGCGAATATCCGTTTACTGTGCAGCTGAACGAACAGCCAAAACAACTTCCTTTCGGATATCATGTAAACGTCACGGTAGTGACAAAAGAAAAGAACGGGGCGATCACCGTTCCTGCTAAAGCGGTGCGGCGGGAAAAAACGAAATCGTTCGTCTATGTCATTCATAACGGAAAACTCGAAAAACGGAACGTGACGCTAGGAATCGCGCGTGGAGGAAAACAAGAAATCGAACAAGGCCTCCACGAAAACGAATATATCGTATCCCATCCGACAAAACAGATGAAACGCGGAATGGACGTCATCGTTCCGCTGGAGATGGAAAAGCCAAAAAAAGAAACGGTCAAGCAATTATCGAAATGGGACATCGTCAAACACTTTCTCGATGGGTTTTTCCGTTCGTTCCATGGCTGA
- a CDS encoding 6-carboxytetrahydropterin synthase, translated as MLYLARKTHFSAAHFYRIDQWSEEENKKVFGPCSNPSGHGHNYTLEVMVKGKIDKKSGIVVNITDVDKVVQSFVEKELDGKFLNKENPYFKEKIPTTENIVTYLWESLDGKFANCKLHKIRLHENDFLYSEKEENSMVRLTRKYHFSAAHRLHSEQLSDEENLSIFGKCNNPYGHGHNYYLEVTVSGNPDPVTGMIANIADVDRIVHQEVIQKFDHKHLNLDTEEFKHLNPTSENVAIVIWDLLSPKLPNLYKIGLYETEKNYFEYYGPEKE; from the coding sequence ATGTTATATCTCGCACGAAAAACGCATTTTTCGGCCGCGCACTTTTATCGCATTGATCAATGGAGTGAAGAAGAAAACAAAAAAGTGTTTGGGCCATGCAGCAACCCGAGCGGGCATGGGCATAATTATACGTTAGAAGTCATGGTGAAAGGAAAAATAGACAAAAAATCAGGAATTGTCGTCAATATTACCGATGTCGATAAAGTCGTTCAATCGTTTGTCGAGAAAGAATTAGACGGCAAGTTTTTAAATAAAGAAAATCCTTATTTTAAAGAAAAGATTCCTACAACGGAAAATATTGTGACGTATTTATGGGAATCGCTGGATGGAAAATTCGCTAACTGCAAACTCCATAAAATCCGTTTGCACGAAAATGATTTCTTATATTCAGAGAAGGAGGAAAATTCGATGGTTCGGCTAACAAGAAAATACCATTTTTCCGCTGCCCATCGTTTACATAGTGAACAACTAAGCGATGAAGAAAATCTTTCGATATTTGGAAAGTGCAACAACCCTTACGGCCACGGCCATAACTATTATTTGGAAGTCACAGTCAGCGGAAATCCTGACCCTGTTACAGGAATGATCGCAAATATCGCAGACGTGGATAGAATTGTTCACCAAGAAGTGATACAAAAATTTGATCATAAACATTTAAATCTCGACACGGAAGAATTTAAACATTTAAACCCAACGTCGGAAAATGTTGCGATTGTTATTTGGGATTTGTTATCTCCAAAACTCCCGAATCTTTACAAAATAGGGCTATACGAGACGGAAAAAAATTACTTTGAATATTACGGTCCGGAAAAGGAGTAG
- a CDS encoding ATP-binding protein: MRRLIDKIFKDADKRPNFFAPSLPADLSYSELNFMTKRGFLGKKLSQYLGLSKDEGDFLFYLSLSKPFFTNPDRENKGEFILYLSELMLKWGEQKLDIPHQIKNLDVRPDIQNAMLKAYDMYKNDLFSSPDAAEERPLVASHCGEQWEVYRDVMFAATQGKFLLITEEEVSKYKEGIVLCEGRVKDRSDIPICRNLAKEKLESEGLSQSTIMSWLLVLSEAITNVIKHAEEGKMTILKDEKNNEIRFVIEDKGPGFALKDLPKKTLLAGYSTKKSLGQGFTLMMKMAKRVLLFTSPKGSTLILSFDIHKENRDELGNAG; this comes from the coding sequence TTGAGGAGGCTAATCGATAAAATTTTTAAAGATGCTGATAAAAGACCTAATTTTTTTGCCCCATCTCTCCCGGCCGACTTATCTTATTCAGAACTTAACTTTATGACGAAAAGAGGTTTTCTCGGGAAGAAATTAAGCCAGTATCTCGGCTTAAGTAAAGATGAAGGGGATTTTTTATTTTATCTTTCACTATCAAAACCATTTTTTACAAATCCGGATAGAGAAAACAAAGGCGAATTTATTCTTTATTTGAGTGAACTAATGTTAAAGTGGGGTGAACAAAAACTAGATATACCTCACCAAATTAAAAATTTAGACGTTAGACCGGATATACAAAACGCCATGTTAAAGGCCTATGATATGTACAAGAACGATCTGTTTTCCTCACCTGATGCGGCCGAAGAACGACCGCTTGTTGCTTCCCATTGCGGAGAGCAATGGGAAGTTTACCGAGATGTGATGTTTGCTGCGACACAGGGAAAGTTTTTGCTTATTACCGAAGAAGAAGTAAGCAAATATAAAGAAGGAATCGTGTTATGCGAAGGAAGGGTAAAAGATCGTTCCGATATACCAATTTGCCGCAATCTGGCTAAAGAGAAGCTGGAATCAGAAGGATTGAGCCAATCCACGATAATGAGCTGGCTATTAGTGTTATCGGAGGCTATTACGAATGTCATTAAACACGCAGAAGAAGGAAAAATGACGATTCTCAAAGATGAAAAGAACAATGAAATACGATTTGTGATCGAGGATAAGGGGCCCGGATTTGCTTTAAAAGATTTGCCGAAAAAAACGCTTTTAGCCGGATATTCCACAAAAAAATCTTTGGGACAAGGCTTCACGCTGATGATGAAAATGGCGAAACGCGTGCTATTGTTTACCTCTCCAAAAGGTTCCACCTTAATTCTAAGTTTTGATATCCATAAAGAAAATAGGGATGAGTTGGGCAATGCCGGATAA
- a CDS encoding STAS domain-containing protein, giving the protein MSLTVEKEVQGKTLVLKVKGVLDISTAHAIDPYLEEIDHIETLVFDFSGLEFIDSTGIGSIMNAIYLSQEKNFKLKLQGMDELTDNVFETVGLYQILEAMQGEVG; this is encoded by the coding sequence ATGTCGCTGACAGTGGAAAAAGAAGTACAAGGAAAAACGTTGGTTCTTAAAGTTAAAGGAGTTTTAGATATTTCAACGGCACATGCCATTGATCCTTATTTAGAAGAGATTGATCATATCGAAACACTAGTTTTTGATTTTTCTGGTCTGGAATTTATTGATTCAACGGGGATTGGTTCGATTATGAACGCGATTTATTTATCGCAAGAAAAAAATTTCAAACTTAAGCTTCAAGGTATGGACGAATTAACCGATAATGTTTTTGAAACAGTTGGTTTGTATCAAATTTTAGAAGCTATGCAAGGAGAGGTTGGCTGA
- a CDS encoding STAS domain-containing protein — MIKYSLHENDEYLDVKLVGDLDIDGTEVIEEELIPNMEKYQMVNIDFEGVQFVDSTGMGLLMNMVQSLKEKGIKVTISNVQQDVMNVFEILQLPEILGEEIFV; from the coding sequence ATGATTAAATATTCTTTGCATGAAAACGACGAATATTTAGATGTAAAATTAGTCGGAGATCTAGATATAGACGGAACAGAGGTAATCGAAGAAGAACTGATTCCAAATATGGAAAAATACCAAATGGTCAATATCGACTTTGAAGGTGTCCAGTTTGTGGATTCAACGGGAATGGGCTTATTAATGAATATGGTCCAAAGCCTAAAAGAAAAAGGGATAAAGGTTACGATATCGAACGTTCAACAAGATGTCATGAACGTTTTCGAAATTCTTCAACTTCCAGAAATTTTAGGAGAAGAGATTTTCGTATAA
- a CDS encoding SDR family oxidoreductase has translation MEKHLQLAGKTIAITGSSKGIGKETALLLQNLGANLVLGSRSNNDQLSENVLSLHLDVTDEQSVKNFYERAVQQFGTVDVLINSAGVGMFEPIIDSSTDHFDQMILVNLRGTYLTCKYFGKHMAERGKGQIINLVSIAGTTALPGCGGYSASKFGVLGLTKVLQAELRQKGVQVTAVLPGAVNSSFWETIEPKPDVSNMIPTETVAKHLLYLITQPPGAFVDEITIMPPLGIL, from the coding sequence ATGGAAAAACATTTGCAACTAGCGGGAAAAACGATAGCCATTACAGGCTCAAGCAAGGGGATTGGAAAAGAAACGGCATTATTGCTTCAAAATTTAGGGGCAAACCTAGTCTTAGGCAGTCGCAGCAATAACGATCAGCTTTCAGAAAACGTTTTGTCGCTGCATTTAGACGTAACGGACGAACAATCTGTAAAAAACTTTTATGAACGGGCCGTTCAACAGTTTGGCACTGTTGATGTATTGATTAACAGCGCGGGTGTCGGAATGTTCGAGCCAATTATCGATTCTTCTACAGATCACTTTGACCAAATGATTTTGGTGAATTTGCGAGGAACTTATCTGACATGCAAATATTTCGGCAAACATATGGCTGAGAGAGGAAAAGGACAAATCATCAATTTAGTGTCCATCGCCGGCACTACCGCGTTGCCGGGATGCGGCGGCTATTCGGCGTCAAAGTTCGGGGTATTGGGGTTAACGAAAGTGCTGCAAGCAGAGCTTCGCCAAAAGGGAGTGCAAGTCACGGCCGTTCTCCCCGGCGCAGTAAATAGCAGCTTTTGGGAAACGATTGAGCCTAAACCGGATGTATCCAATATGATTCCGACAGAGACAGTAGCCAAACACTTGCTTTACTTAATTACTCAACCACCGGGGGCGTTTGTCGATGAGATTACCATCATGCCCCCTCTAGGAATCTTGTAG
- a CDS encoding methyl-accepting chemotaxis protein, translating to MMKVKNITLRRQFLIRIVSALFIIALCSGAIQIYLMKEQIIRQTNQEAEVLARDVLRTVEQTELATQSIEHQIDLKLISYAKHIATLLQGRPAEQITQEELLKIRDDLGLAGITIFQEAKSKDDIVGVVATEKEEIGFSFKKFGYYEVGKMLLSGGKPFIPGATFSDKNVLVLPIAQSGSHKTEPAFFKYAYYHAPNTDYIINPYIEANEVYHYTEVVGPNKTINKLMKENDVLLEIAVLHPKVFANPSLEKQLYPPLKKIEAGSFRLQTGKDRDFLTKRDMKKVSYIDKIDGKKVYKMFLPLGDDRVIYLALDYGKMSAPLYRHSIILIVSGLVSLLILFLLTARFFHHIYENIRKIQRQIKLLEEGNLTAKSEVNDGSELEKLSESTNRMVDKLNQLVTDIQEQAAHTQRLSVLLEAVASQSVEKMYELSTEATMKSREQLYEITEFFDEMIAALQPYKQDENIGNVIERVEVMRKMANEQTAATTEMTIALSDLLQSLHEQARELSEISNLLLDYMAKFKLS from the coding sequence ATGATGAAAGTTAAAAATATCACATTGCGCAGGCAATTTCTTATTAGGATCGTTTCCGCTTTATTCATTATCGCTTTATGTTCCGGAGCCATTCAAATTTATTTGATGAAAGAGCAAATTATACGCCAGACCAATCAAGAAGCGGAAGTATTGGCGAGAGATGTATTAAGAACCGTTGAACAAACAGAATTAGCTACGCAATCTATTGAACATCAAATTGATTTAAAACTAATATCTTATGCGAAACATATCGCCACCTTATTGCAGGGGAGGCCTGCCGAGCAAATTACCCAAGAAGAGTTATTAAAAATCCGCGATGATCTAGGTTTAGCGGGGATTACCATATTTCAAGAGGCGAAGTCAAAAGATGATATTGTAGGAGTCGTTGCAACAGAAAAGGAAGAAATCGGTTTTAGTTTCAAGAAATTCGGCTATTACGAAGTTGGAAAAATGCTTTTAAGCGGAGGAAAGCCTTTCATTCCAGGAGCAACATTTTCCGATAAAAACGTATTAGTTTTGCCTATTGCTCAGTCTGGTTCGCATAAAACAGAACCTGCATTTTTTAAATATGCATATTATCATGCCCCTAATACAGATTACATTATTAATCCTTATATAGAGGCAAATGAAGTTTACCACTACACAGAAGTGGTGGGACCAAATAAAACGATCAACAAACTAATGAAAGAAAACGATGTTTTACTAGAAATTGCCGTTTTACATCCTAAAGTTTTTGCTAATCCGTCGCTGGAAAAACAGCTGTATCCGCCGTTAAAGAAAATCGAGGCGGGGAGTTTCCGTTTGCAAACTGGCAAAGACCGGGATTTTTTAACGAAGCGTGATATGAAAAAGGTATCTTATATCGACAAGATTGATGGCAAAAAAGTATATAAAATGTTTCTTCCGTTAGGTGACGATCGAGTCATTTATTTGGCGTTAGACTATGGAAAAATGAGCGCCCCGCTTTATCGCCATTCCATTATTTTAATTGTTTCTGGATTAGTTTCCTTGTTGATCCTGTTCTTATTAACCGCTCGCTTCTTTCATCACATCTATGAAAATATACGAAAAATTCAAAGACAAATCAAATTATTGGAAGAAGGCAATCTCACTGCCAAAAGCGAAGTCAATGACGGAAGCGAATTGGAAAAATTATCGGAAAGCACAAATCGAATGGTAGATAAATTAAATCAACTTGTAACAGATATACAAGAACAGGCGGCCCATACTCAACGGTTATCGGTGCTGCTAGAAGCGGTGGCTTCCCAATCGGTTGAAAAAATGTACGAGCTGTCAACGGAAGCGACCATGAAATCAAGGGAACAATTGTATGAAATCACCGAGTTTTTCGATGAAATGATCGCCGCTTTGCAACCATATAAGCAAGATGAAAATATCGGGAACGTCATCGAAAGAGTAGAAGTAATGAGGAAAATGGCGAATGAGCAGACAGCGGCGACCACAGAGATGACGATCGCTTTATCGGACTTGCTTCAATCATTGCACGAACAGGCAAGAGAATTATCGGAAATATCCAACCTGTTGCTTGATTATATGGCCAAATTTAAACTTTCATGA